Proteins encoded by one window of Mustela erminea isolate mMusErm1 chromosome 7, mMusErm1.Pri, whole genome shotgun sequence:
- the SMIM26 gene encoding small integral membrane protein 26 codes for MRPDQATSWYRRMSVLYGLGAWTTVGSLFYLSRKKHKPPGDEVEQKDVPRNELLEPPKGFYLETIVTYKEDFVPVTDRILNFFKSWTGGPGRES; via the exons ATGCGCCCGGATCAGGCAACATCTTGGTACCGGCGGATGTCCGTGCTATATGGGTTGGGCGCTTGGACCACTGTGGGCTCCTTGTTTTATTTAAGCCGGAAAAAGCACAAGCCACCAG gtGATGAAGTGGAGCAAAAGGATGTCCCAAGAAATGAATTGCTTGAGCCCCCGAAAGGGTTTTACTTGGAAACAATTGTCACATACAAGGAAGATTTTGTTCCAGTCACTGACAGGATCCTCAACTTTTTCAAATCGTGGACTGGTGGCCCTGGACGAGAATCGTGA